The stretch of DNA GCAAACAACAAGCAACACAATAGACAAGTGCTGCTACCCAACCTACCTGGTGAGCTTGAGTCAAAATAAAGGAGTAAACAATAAGCGCTGGAGCAACACCAAAATTAACCACATCAGCAAGAGAATCCATCTGCGCCCCAAAAGATGAACTCCCATCCATCAAGCGAGCAATACGACCATCAGCACCATCTAGGACTGCTGCTAAAAGCACCATTAAAATAGCAGCCTCATAGCGATGCTCAAAAGCCAAACGAATACTGCTCATCCCTGCGCAAATCGCCAAAACAGTGATAATATTAGGAATGACATATCGCATGGGTGTAGGTGAACGCCACCGATTTGCAATATCATCATGCTGTCCCTCAGGATTAAATGAAGAAAATAGTGAAAAAAATTTCATTTTCTGTCCTAATCAAATCTGAAATCAGTTGTAGCACTCTTATCATCAAAAGAAGCTAAAACTGTTTCTCCAGCAATTGCTGTCTGGCCAACCGCAACACGCAATTTTACTTCAGTAGGTATATAAATATCAAGGCGAGAACCAAAACGGATCAACCCAAATCGTTCTCCGGTATTAACGGAATCATTTTCTTTCGACCAACAAACAATCCTGCGAGCAACCATCCCAGCTATCTGTACCATACCAATTTTACCGTGTTTGCTGTCAATCACCAGCCCATTACGCTCGTTAAACTGGCTAGCTTTATCAAGCTCAGCATTTCTAAACTGACCTGGACGATAAACTATAGATTCTACTGTACCACTTATGGGAATACGATTAATATGGCACGAGAAAATATCCATAAATACGGAAATACGGATCATTTCTTTGCTACCCAATCCTAATTCTTCAGGTGGAACACATGGCTCAACGAATGAGATACGCCCATCAGCAGGAGACATAACCCAATTGGGATTCAAAGGGATCACACGCTCTGGATCACGGAAGAAGTATATACACCACACAGTAAGAACAAGGCCACACCAAAACAATGGACTCCATACCCAACCCAAAATGAGCGAAATAATAAAAAACGCCACAATAAAAGGATAACCCTCTTTATGAATTGGCACAAAACTATTATGGATAGATTGTAGAATACTCATATAATTTCCCATTCACAGTATTTAAACAAGTAATAAATCTCTTTGTTCCTCTTTATCTTTTTTGTACTTAATCAATCGCTCCATATAAAGATATAAGTTACATTTTGCGCAGCTTATTTTTTACGATTAACAACGCCTGTCTCATCCTCTTCACGCATTTTACGTAATTTTTCTTCAGCTTGCGATGCTTCAAGCTGCTTATTCCACATTGAAGCATATAAACCTTTCTTACGTAAAAGCTCCGCATGCGTCCCATTTTCAATAATACGGCCATTTTTTAGAACCAAAATTTCATCCGCATTTATAACAGTAGAAAGACGATGCGCAATTATCAATGTTGTCCGCCCACGGCTTATAATATCCAATGCTTGTTGAATTTCTTGTTCCGTTGTCGTATCAAGAGCCGCTGTTGCTTCATCCAGAATAAGAAGTGGAGGAGCTTTTAACAGTGTCCGTGCAATAGCCACACGTTGTTTTTCACCACCTGATAGTTTTAGCCCACGCTCACCTACCATAGATTGAAAACCTTCTGGAAGCATCTCAATAAATTTTGATATCTGTGCCATTTCAGCAGCTTTGCGCATCTCTTCCTCTGTAGCACTTGGACGCCCGTAGAAAATATTATATGCAATAGTATCATTAAATAATACCGTATCCTGCGGTACCATGCCGATAGCTTCACGCAAACTTTTTTGCGTTACATCACGAATATCTTGTCCGTCGATTGTGATAGAACCCGCATCCACATCATAAAAACGAAAAAGTAATCGAGAAATCGTCGATTTACCAGCACCGGATGGACCGACAATCGCAACGGTTTTGCCTCCAGGGATCTCAAAATCAATATCTTTGAGAATCTGACGAGTCGGATCATAGGAAAACTTTACTTGGTTAAACCGAATACTACCATCACGCACTATCAATGGCTTGGCATCCGATTTATCAACGATTTCCTGCTGCACATCTAAAAGATCAAACATAGCTTCAATATCAGTTAACCCTTGTCGAACGTCACGATAAATTGAGCCAATAAAATTCAGCGGAATAGAAAGCTGTATTAAAAGCGCATTAATAAAAACGAAATCTCCTAAAGTTTGAGTCTTATGAAAAATTTCATAAGCTGACATCAACATCAGAACAGTCATTCCAATACCAAAAATAAGAGCCTGACCAAAGTTAAGCCAACTTAACGATGTCCAAATTTTTGTTGCCGCTTTTTCATAATTTGCCATAGAAGAATCAAATCGACGTGCTTCTAGAGTTTCATTGCAAAAATATTTGACAGTTTCAAAGTTCAAAAGAGAATCAACAGCATGCGTATTGGCCTCAGTATCTGCCATATTCATTTTTTCCCGAATTCGAATGCGCCAATCACTTGCCTTGATTGTAAACCAAATATACAAGCCAACCATTATTACAACTATGAACAAATAGTTCCATCCATAGCTTATGTAAAATACAAATGCTGTCAAAACAAATTCTAAAACCGTTGGTACTGTGTTCAGAATTGAAAATCTAACGATAGCTTCAATTCCCTTCGTACCACGCTCAATCACACGAGAAAGTCCACCTGTTCGCCTTTCTAGATGAAATCGCAAAGACAATCCATGAATATGCACAAAAGTCTTATAGGCTAATTGGCGAATAGCATGTTGACCAACGGTTGCAAAAAGAGAATCACGTAACTGGTTTAATCCAGCCTGAATAATACGCGTGACATTATATGCTAAAACCAGCATAATAGGAATAACCCAACTGGATGGAAACCATACAGGCAGCTTAAAGCTCGCATCAAGTGCATCCGTAGCGTATTTAAAGAAATATGGCACACATATGAGAACGAGCTTGGCCAAAACAAGATAAAATATCGCCCATAATACACGCATTTTTAGATCGCGCCGATCCACCGGCCACATATAAGGCCATAAATTATAAAGTGTACGTAGAGTTTGACCTGTACCTGATGACACAGTTTTTATCATTTCACTCTGTTCCATAAAGTCCTTATCTATTATTCACTCAACAGACGATAACTACCCTGTTGCTGTTTACAGGTCATATCATCTCTTTGTATATGCCTCCGGCAAACTATACGTTTTAACCTTTGAGGTTAGACTGTTTTTGAAAAAGGAACAAGAAATAATCCATCATAAGATTTATTATTTTCGTCTGTATGCTCATACCATTCTGCTGCAAATAAATTCTCAACTTTTACACGCTTTTTTTTCAATTCTGCTTGAAGCCATGTCTTTGATTTACCAATCTCTTTAAGTCCATCGTCAATAATTTCGCCATTTTCTACTAAAATGATAGACTTTTTTCCCTCATCCTTTTTAACAACGGAACAATCACCACTGGTTTCTAAATGAACAAAAGCTGCTTCATGTAAACTACAACCTTTAATTCGCAACATCGTAATCAAGTCATTTACGCTGATACCCAAACTCTTAATCTTATCCATTTGAAATACACTATCTAAAACTAATGTGACATTCCGTCCTGCAACAAGACGACGAAAAAAAACTGAATAGCGTGCAAAAAAATTAAGAGATGTAACCAAAGCTTGCCAAATACATAAAACAATCAACAATTGAACAGTACTAATGTTCGGATTATAAACAACCCCTCCAATGATACTCCCCATCACAAAATTGCTTATCAAATCAACCGGTGTCATTTGACTGAGGTTTCCGCGTCCCGTTGTTCTTAAAATCAAGAGGAAGGCGATAAGACCTACAATCAATTTAAATGTGACATACCCGTAATAATATAAAAATTCCATCAAACTTTCTCCCTTGTTATGAAAGCTGCTAGAATACGGGAATTATAAGCGTTTTATTTCCCACACGGTTATACGTTCACCAGTTTGTGAATCCTTGCTATCTTTGAGTGAAACCCCCTCGGCTGCAAGCTCATCACGAATTGTATCCGCAGCTGCCCACTCTTTATTATGGATAAGCTGCAACCTTTCGGCAATGCGCTGATCAATAAATTTTTCATCAAGAGAAGTTTTTTTTATAAACAGTGGGCATTCTAGATCGCTAATCCATTCTTGCCGCAAGAGCCCAAATAAATTCATCCCATTTGCGAGCGCTATAGCATTTCCTGCTTTATAAAATTTTCGCAAAAGAGTAAATGCACTCGGAGTATTAAGATCATCACTTAGTACGTTTAGCAAAGATTCATCAATCGATTCTCTTTTTTCTATTCTTTCTCTTTCATAGCGAAGCAATTGATACCAACGATACAGTTCGCTACTAGACTGCGCCAAACGCTGAGCTGTCCAATTTAACGGTTCACGATAATGCGTTTGTAACATTGAAAAACGTGCAGACAAACCAGCCCAATTTTTCTTCATTTCATCTGTTAAAATACTACTAGTCTCAACAAAATCGCTCTCTAAAACAGAACGAATGGTTATGAAATTGCCAAGGCTTTTAGACATCTTTTTACCTTCAACTTGCAAAAATCCATTATGCATCCAAAGATTAGCCATCCGCTCAGTTCCAAAAGCTGAACAACTTTGTGCAATCTCATTTTCATGGTGAGGAAAAATCAAATCGATACCACCACCATGGATATCAAAAATATTCGCTGTTGGATCATCACAGAACAATCCACCGCCATAGGGTGCTAACAGCGTTGCCATCGACATCGCAGAACATTCGATATGCCATCCCGGACGACCTAAGACAGGAATTCCTGCCGGCGATACCCAACCTGGTTCCCCATCCTCAGAGGGCTTCCATAAAACAAAATCCATCTCCTCCCTTTTATAAGCAGCGACATCAACACGCGCACCGGCTCTCATTTCATTTAAAGAACGTTTTGCAAATGATCCATAAAGGGGATGTTTTTTTATGCTACTCACAGAAAATAATATATGATTTTCCGCTTTATAAGCGTGCCCTTTTTCAAGCAACCTTTCAATCAAAGAGCGCATTTCTTCTAAATGATCAGTTGCACGCGGTTGACTGGTGGGCAGCAAACAACCAAGTGCTAGTGTATCTTGTTGAAATTGAAAATATGTACGTTCCGTCAATTGGCGAATAGCTTCGTTAAGTGCTAGCTCTGGATATTCACAAGCTGCTCGTGCATTAATTTTATCATCCACGTCTGTAATATTACGCGCATATATAACATGATCATTGCCATAAACATGACGCAATAAGCGAAATAAAATATCAAAAACGATCACGGGACGTGCATTTCCTATATGCGCATAATCATAAACCGTTGGACCACAAACATAAAGGCGTACCTTAGTCACATCTATCGGTGTAAAATTTTCTTTTTTACGTGTAAGCGTATTATAAAATCGCAACTCTCTCATAAATTATACTCCGTTAGTGATATTACTCGCCGTTCTTTATGGTGAATCTTACTCAAGATCATTACATTATGTGGTTATGCTAAAACTTTCATGTCTCTTATGTAAAATTCTCATAACCTCGCCTCCCCTTTATCTAAGCTGTATCCATCATCTTTCGCAAAAAAAATCCAATTTATTTGATTGGATAAGAGCATTCTATCGATAAAGACCATATCTTTTCTTGATGAGAAAACTGTCTCAAGAGAAAATTTGCAATGCGCTATATAACGTAAGCTCATACGAAAAAGGAATTACATATAAAAAAATCTAAAATCTTTAACCACATAAAGATTTATCAGAATTTTTCATAACCTCACGAAGGCTTCCTTACTCTCTTTCATGCCCTAAATTTTATAACACACCCACCATTGGTAATAATACACAAACCATTTTCGTCCTGTCTTTTAACATATCCTTTACAACAAAGCCATTTTATCCACGATTGTGATCTACAAAGTTTTATTAAAAAGGAAAAGTAAAATAATGCGTAATATATTGATAAAAATCACTTTTTTAACGTTTTTTCTATCTTTAACACCAACTTTTGCACAACAATCACCACCCTATGAAACAAAATTGCTACGACTGGCAGAAATTTTGGGGTCGCTGCACTATTTACATAATCTTTGTAAGACTCCAACAAACCAATGGTATGACTATATGACCGCACTGATCGAAGCAGAACAACCAATTCCACAAAGACGCGCTTATTTTTACGAAGCGTTTAATGAAGCATATCGCGCCTTCTCAGAAAATTATCATCATTGTACACAGTCAGCAATTGAAGCAAATCAAAGATATGTTAAAGAGGGTAGAGCCTTGTCCGAAAACCTTCTTATACATCTTAATAATTAACCCCTACAAAAGCTCTTAGGCTTTCAAAATGCCTTGTCTTCACAAAATTGTTAGAGAGCCTTTATTTATGCACAAAATCATTCCACAAAGCCGTACAAACCTTAATCTTGTCACGCCAGAGTTTCTATAAATTTAATAGGCTCACCTTGCGAAGGTGTAATAATTTCACCTTCCCACATAACACGCATACCACGAATAATAGTACCAACAGGCCATCCTTTAACTTTTTTACCATCATAAGGTGTCCAACCTACACGCGAACCAATTAATGCATTCGTAATAGTTTCTTCCCGCTTCAGATCAACAATGGTCAAATCAGCATCATATCCAACAGCAAGGCGCCCTTTACAGCTTATACCAAAAATGCGGCTAGGGCCATGCGAAGTGAGATCAACAAAACGTTCAAGAGAAAGCTTTCCTACATTTACATGTGTTAGCATAATTGCCGTTGTTGTCTGCACACCTGTCATCCCTGAAGGTGACGCAGGATAAGTTTTAAGCTTTTCTTCAAGCGTATGAGGAGCGTGATCAGAACCTAATACATCAACAATACCTTGCTGAACACCGTACCAAAGAGACTCACGGTGGCGGCTTTCACGAATAGGTGGATTCATTTGAATCAATGTGCCAAACTGCAAATAATCATCAGCAGTTAAAGTCAAATGATGCTGTGTAACTTCAATGGTTGCAACATCTTTATGTTTTTTTAGAAAATCGATTTCTTCCGCAGTAGAGAGATGTAACACATGAATGCGTGCCTTCGTTTCATGGGCGATTTTCACCAAGCGCTGTGTACATTTTAATGCTGCGACTTCGTCACGCCAAACTGGGTGCGATGATGCATCTCCTTCGATACACAACATTTTACGTTCTCTGAGCCTTACCTCATCTTCAGAATGAAAAGCTGCACGACGATGAATATTCTTCAAAATAAGACGCACACTTTCATCATCATCCACCAGAAGAGCACCTGTAGAAGACCCCATAAAGACTTTAATTCCCGCAGCTCCAGGAAGTCTTTCTAATTCGGCCAATTCATGTACATTTTCACGTGTTCCTCCAACCCAAAAGGCAAAATCACAATGCATCCGATGAAATCCGCGTTTTACTTTATCAGACAAAGCTTCTTCCGATGTGGTTAATGGATTGGTATTAGGCATTTCAAATACTGCTGTAACGCCCCCTAAAACAGCGGAATACGAACCACTTTCCAAATCCTCCTTATGTTCATTGCCTGGCTCACGAAAATGAACTTGACTATCGATAATCCCTGGTAAAATGTGAAGCCCTGTACAATCAATCACTTCACCAGCAGATGCACATGTAAGATCCCCAATTTCAGCAATACGGCCATTTGTAATACCAATATCACGCTTACTCCTTCCATCATGATTTACCACTGTTGCACCTTTAAAAATTGTATCAAATGTTTTAAACATAGCCGTACTCCTCACATATCCTTTCTTTATCGATTATGTAACTTTAGGCAGAAAGGCAAGAACCATGATTGAAAAACAAAATGCCATTCTCTTTAAAAACCGTAGAATTATTAAAGTTACCGGTGAAGAAGCAACACATTTTCTTCAAGTTCTTATCACAACAGATGTAACAAAAATCGGCCCAAAAGAAATTTTCCCTGGAGCTCTCTTATCTCCACAAGGAAAGGTTATTGCTGATTTTCTTATCGGTAAAAGAGATGATGGTTATCTGATTGATACCGTTGCATCTTTAGCTGATATCCTCTACAAGCGTCTGCTCCTCTATAAGCTGCATACAAAAATAGAAATTACACAACCATTACAAGAACTTGTTACAGTTTTCTGGAATAATGAATCAAATACTTTAAATTTTGATTCAAGTTTTATTGATAAGCGATTTCCACAAAAAGAAAAAATAATACGATCCTATGGAAAAATACCTTTTTTTGCTCCAGAATATAATGATAATTGGGATCGATTGCGTATTCGTTATGCAATCGCAGAAAGCGGTCAAGATTACGAAATAGGTAAAGTCTTTCCCCATGATATTAATTACGATCAAATAAGTGGGCTAGCATTTAATAAAGGTTGCTATATCGGGCAAGAAGTTGTTTCAAGAATGCATCACCGTCGCGCGGCACGTCGCCGTGTTTTAGTCGTAAAAAGCCAGCATGAATTAACCCAAGGCTCCAGCGTTGAAGCAGGGGGGAAAATACTTGGTTATCTAAGAACGTGTGCTGCAAACGAAGCCTTAGTTTTAATGCGCATAGATCATGTCAAAGATGCTATGAATAACAATATCCCATTTACAGTAGAAAATTCTCCCGTCACAGTAAGCATTGCTGAAAATATGAATTTTACCTTCCCTGAAAGCACTGTGGAAACTCACTAATGGCTAAAGCTGAATTATCAAAAAATGGAGAAGCACGCGCTTGGCAAAGAATGCTTTCTGGCCGGCGTCTCGATTTGCTAAACCCTTCTCCTTTTGATGTTGAAATCGAAGATATTGCCCATGGACTTGCCCGCGTTGCACGTTGGAACGGCCAAACACAAGGAGAACATGCCTATTCTGTTGCACAGCATTCACTTTTGGTAGAACAAATATTTCAGAAACTTTTTCCCCAATCACGTAGCGATGAGTGCCTGTGTGCTCTCCTTCATGATGCACCAGAATATGTCATAGGTGATATGATTTCGCCCTTTAAAGCTGTTATAGGAAAACAATATGAGCTCATCGAAAAACGTATACAAGATGCTATCCACATGCGCTTTTCCCTCCCCGTTAATCCTTCTCAAAAGCTCTTAAAAAAAATCAAACAAGCTGACCGCATTGCTGCATTCTACGAAGCTATCACGCTTGCTGGATTTAATACAGAAGAAGCCCTTCGCTATTTTGGCTCTCCAAATAACATTTTACCCGATGATCTCAATTTGCAACCATACTCTACACAACAAATTGAAAACACCTTTTTAATCCGTTTTAGTAATCTTGATACCCAGAGAGCATACTAATATTCTTCTTGTATCATTCATCCTTTATCATTTTAGTTGAGAAAAATGCTTATATTAGGTTTTCGCCTTTTTCCCTTAACGCTTACTTGAATACAATTATTAAAAAGAATGATCCCCTTTTTTCATCCACTATCCTATAGAAATTTGATAGTCTACAATTTCTGCCTCTATAATAACTTGTAGCTTAAAACCAACAAAAAGCACATATTATTAAGTTCAAGTTTTTGCGATATACTATCAATGAAAACTTCGAAAACTTTATGCTTTTATGAATCAATAATTATATAAACGAAATGATATATTAAAAATTATAGCTCAAATTGAATACAAACAAGAGATATATGAAAGAAAATACAATCATTATCAGAGCTCGATAACAAACGTTCTCTTGTCAAATTTTTCATATTAAAGTGGATTTTATTTTAGTTTATAAACTTCCTTATCAGCTGGAAAAGCACGCGATGTGACATCCTCTGCATAATTCTTGATTGCGGACTCCATTGCTTGTTCAAGAGCACCATAACGACGCACAAATTTTGGCACATAAGCACCGTAGCCCAACATATCTTCCATAACTAATACCTGTCCATCGCACTGATTAGACGCACCAATACCAATGGTCGGGATAGAAAGTTTTTCTGTCAGCTTCACCGCTAAAGGTTCGACAACCCCTTCTACAACTACAGCAAAAGCACCAGCTTCTTCGATCGCCATCCCGTCGGATTCAATCCTTTGCCAATCACTCTCCTTGCGTCCTTGCGTCTTGAAACCGCCAAAACGATTTACCGCCTGTGGCGTCAGTCCGATATGCCCCATAACTGGAATGCCACGTTTACACAAAAAATCAATTGTTTCTGCTATATAAACACCGCCTTCAAGCTTCACTGCACCACACCCTGTTTCTGCAAGAACACGCGACGCATTAGAAAAAGCTTGTTCTGGATTTTCTTCATAAGAACCAAAAGGCATATCAACAACTACAAGGGCTTTTTGAGACCCACGCATAACCGCCTGTCCGTGCAAAATCATCATGTCTAAATTAACAGGAAGTGTTGTCTCAAACCCATACACAACCATGCCAACGCTATCACCAACCAAAAGTAAATCGCAATATGGGTCAGCAATTCGCGCAGTATAAGCCTGATAAGCTGTTAAAGAAACAATCGGTTGCTGCCCTTTTCTTGATCGTATTTCAGAAGAAGTGATACGCTTCATAGTTTTATTATGTACACTCATTTTCATGCTTCTCTTGCAATATGTATTGATCAATAAGCCTCACTGTACCAAAGCGGACAGTGAGGAGTAAAACAGCAGGTTTTTTTAATCTCCCTTTGACCTCGCATAAGGTTTCCATATCTCGTAAATCCACTGATTCAATGATGGCGCGCGATTCTTGCTGTAAAATATCACGAACAATTTTGCATAATTTATCAACCGAGCGTTCACCTTGGCGATAAAGTTTTTCAGCAGCTTTACCACTTTTAGGAATAATTTTTGCAGCTTTGCGATCTTCTAATGTTAAAAGCTGATTACGTGAAGAACAGGCGAGACCATCTGCTTCACGTAAAATAGGCACCCCTACAATTTCAATAGGAAAAGCTAAGTCTTCAACCATACGCCGAATAATCAAAATTTGTTGAAAATCCTTTTCCCCAAAAAAAGCCTTATCTGGCTGAACAATATTAAAAAGCTTAGCAACAACGCTGGTCACGCCACAAAAATGCCTTGGACGTAATCTCCCTATCAAAATACGTGATAACTTTCCCACCTCCACAATTGTGTCATTTCCCAGTGGCCACATTTCTTCTACAGAAGGTGCAAAAACATATTCAACACCCGCTTTTTTCAACAAAGCACAATCGCCCACCAAATCTCTTGGATATTTATCAAAACCCTCGTTGGGACCAAATTGTTTTGGATTGACAAAAATAGAAACCAGCACTCTATCACACGTTGCTCGTGCTTGCTGCACTAATGCTAGGTGACCTTCATGCAGTGCCCCCATCGTTGGAACAAAACCAATCGAAAGTCCTAAACACCGTTCTGCTGCGATATATTGACGTACTTCAGAAATTGTTTTTAAGATTCGCATCTTCATATTCTATTGACTATTTATCAGATTAACAAATTGATGCTTGCATACAAAATTGGCGTTCAAATAATTGTATCAAATTCATGCGCATCGGTGGTTGCTTTATATCCCGCGGTTCCCAGACATGACGCATTAAAAAAAAACCCGTTAGAATGAAACCATTTATTATGTCATTAAAATCTACAGGACGTGTCGTTCTTTGCACAAGAAACTGTGGTAAAATGAGAAGCTTCTCTTTCCAAGGGCGCCCCGCCTCCTCACATACAGCTCGTCCCGATTTTGGTGATACATAACAAAGTCTCTCTGTACTGCCCGTTGCAGCACAATGAGACAAATCAAGACCAAAGCCAAGTTCTTCGAGCAGCCGCATTTCAAAACGTACAAGCAACTCTGCGTTTACAGACCGCTCATCAAAATTCTGCATAAAGAGATGTAAAATATCGTATAAAATAGGATGCGGATCACGCTCAGGAAGAAGACGCAAATGAAAAGCTATCAACTGCAAAGCATAAAGTGCCTCTGGTAAGAGAATTAATCGTGCAGCATGTAAGTTAAGTGCTTCAAGCCGAAAAAGCCCCAAATGTTCATCTAAACGTGCCCACCACTCAGCCTCAACAAAATTCCCAGGTTGAAGAAGAGCCGCCATACGACGAGAACGCCCCCCTTTTACCACTCCCATATAACGGCCACGCTGACGCGTCATAATCTCAAGAATAACACTTGTTTCACCATACTGGCGCGTACCAAGGATAATGGCTTGTTCTTTCCATTTCATTTTGTTTTTAAAAATCCAGTCTCATTTCGCGATAACGCTCTGGATCGGTGTCCCAATTATCACACACTTTCACAAAGAGAAAAAGATGAACTTTCTGATCCATAATTTCCATTAATTCTTTGCGTGCTGCCTGTCCAATCGCTTTAATTGTATCGCCTTTTGCTCCTAAAACAATTTTTTTCTGACTCTCACGCTCTACATAAATAACTTGATTAATTTTAACTGAACCATCTGAATACTCTTCCCAGCTTTCTGTTTCGACTGTTGAAGTATAAGGAAGTTCATCATGGAGACGGAGAAAAAGCTTTTCACGCGTGATTTCAGCAGCAAGATGACGCATGGGCATATCTGAAATTTGGTCTTCCGGATAATACCAAGGTCCCTCCTGCATCATTGCACTCAATGCATGAAGCAAATCCTTGCAACCAGACCCGTTTAAAGCCGAAATCATAAATGTTTGCACAAATTTCACGCGCTCATTAATTTGAATGGTTAACGCTAAAAGGGATGATTTAACAACTGTATCAATCTTATTAAGAACAAGAATCTTATCTTGTTTAAGATTTTTTACAATATCTAACATTGTACAAACTTCATCCGAAAGACCACCTTGAACATCAATCAAAACTAAAAGGATATCAGCACTCTTAGCGCCTCCCCAAGCGGCAGACACCATAGCACGTTCTAAGCGCTTGTGGGGACGAAAAACACCTGGAGTGTCAATCAACACAATTTGTGCATTATCATGAACAACAATACCACGAATCAAAGTTCGCGTCGTTTGGACCTTATGCGTTACAATTGAAACCTTCGTTCCAACTAACTGATTAACCAATGTCGACTTACCGGCATTAGGCATTCCAATAAGCACAACAAAACCAGAACGCGTTTTTGCAAGGTCATTCATGATTATTTTTTCCTATTGTTTCCCATATCCCCTCTCGCCGTAAAATTTTTTCAGCCGCCATTCTTTCAGCACATCGCTTAGAATTTCCTTGCCCAATCTCCGGTGCAAAACCCAAAATATTCACCTCTACCATAAAAACAGGATTATGATCTGGACCAGAACGCTTTATAACCCGATAATGCGGTTGTACACCGCCCTGTATATGCGCCCATTCTTGCAACTCGGTCTTGGCATCACGTCGACCAGCGTCCATCTGCTTTGCCCGACTTTGCCAATATCTTTGAATAAAAGGACGAACACTCTCTAATCCTCCATCAAGATACATTACAGCAATCAAAGCTTCAACCACATCAGCGTACATATTCGTGAGGCGACGCCCCTCGAAGTTTCTCATCTCAAAACCAACATGGATCATATCAGGCAAACCCATTTCTTGCGCAATATCGGCACATGTCTGTGCATTGACTAGACCATTTAAACGTACCGATAATTCCCCCTCACTTGCCTGTGGAAAAAATTGATAGAGCATTTCTGCAATCAAAAGTCCTAGAACTCGATCACCTAGAAATTCCAGCCG from Bartonella taylorii encodes:
- a CDS encoding DUF421 domain-containing protein; translated protein: MEFLYYYGYVTFKLIVGLIAFLLILRTTGRGNLSQMTPVDLISNFVMGSIIGGVVYNPNISTVQLLIVLCIWQALVTSLNFFARYSVFFRRLVAGRNVTLVLDSVFQMDKIKSLGISVNDLITMLRIKGCSLHEAAFVHLETSGDCSVVKKDEGKKSIILVENGEIIDDGLKEIGKSKTWLQAELKKKRVKVENLFAAEWYEHTDENNKSYDGLFLVPFSKTV
- a CDS encoding ABCB family ABC transporter ATP-binding protein/permease, with translation MEQSEMIKTVSSGTGQTLRTLYNLWPYMWPVDRRDLKMRVLWAIFYLVLAKLVLICVPYFFKYATDALDASFKLPVWFPSSWVIPIMLVLAYNVTRIIQAGLNQLRDSLFATVGQHAIRQLAYKTFVHIHGLSLRFHLERRTGGLSRVIERGTKGIEAIVRFSILNTVPTVLEFVLTAFVFYISYGWNYLFIVVIMVGLYIWFTIKASDWRIRIREKMNMADTEANTHAVDSLLNFETVKYFCNETLEARRFDSSMANYEKAATKIWTSLSWLNFGQALIFGIGMTVLMLMSAYEIFHKTQTLGDFVFINALLIQLSIPLNFIGSIYRDVRQGLTDIEAMFDLLDVQQEIVDKSDAKPLIVRDGSIRFNQVKFSYDPTRQILKDIDFEIPGGKTVAIVGPSGAGKSTISRLLFRFYDVDAGSITIDGQDIRDVTQKSLREAIGMVPQDTVLFNDTIAYNIFYGRPSATEEEMRKAAEMAQISKFIEMLPEGFQSMVGERGLKLSGGEKQRVAIARTLLKAPPLLILDEATAALDTTTEQEIQQALDIISRGRTTLIIAHRLSTVINADEILVLKNGRIIENGTHAELLRKKGLYASMWNKQLEASQAEEKLRKMREEDETGVVNRKK
- a CDS encoding dihydroorotase, which produces MFKTFDTIFKGATVVNHDGRSKRDIGITNGRIAEIGDLTCASAGEVIDCTGLHILPGIIDSQVHFREPGNEHKEDLESGSYSAVLGGVTAVFEMPNTNPLTTSEEALSDKVKRGFHRMHCDFAFWVGGTRENVHELAELERLPGAAGIKVFMGSSTGALLVDDDESVRLILKNIHRRAAFHSEDEVRLRERKMLCIEGDASSHPVWRDEVAALKCTQRLVKIAHETKARIHVLHLSTAEEIDFLKKHKDVATIEVTQHHLTLTADDYLQFGTLIQMNPPIRESRHRESLWYGVQQGIVDVLGSDHAPHTLEEKLKTYPASPSGMTGVQTTTAIMLTHVNVGKLSLERFVDLTSHGPSRIFGISCKGRLAVGYDADLTIVDLKREETITNALIGSRVGWTPYDGKKVKGWPVGTIIRGMRVMWEGEIITPSQGEPIKFIETLA
- a CDS encoding phosphatidylserine decarboxylase; protein product: MSILQSIHNSFVPIHKEGYPFIVAFFIISLILGWVWSPLFWCGLVLTVWCIYFFRDPERVIPLNPNWVMSPADGRISFVEPCVPPEELGLGSKEMIRISVFMDIFSCHINRIPISGTVESIVYRPGQFRNAELDKASQFNERNGLVIDSKHGKIGMVQIAGMVARRIVCWSKENDSVNTGERFGLIRFGSRLDIYIPTEVKLRVAVGQTAIAGETVLASFDDKSATTDFRFD
- the cysS gene encoding cysteine--tRNA ligase, which produces MRELRFYNTLTRKKENFTPIDVTKVRLYVCGPTVYDYAHIGNARPVIVFDILFRLLRHVYGNDHVIYARNITDVDDKINARAACEYPELALNEAIRQLTERTYFQFQQDTLALGCLLPTSQPRATDHLEEMRSLIERLLEKGHAYKAENHILFSVSSIKKHPLYGSFAKRSLNEMRAGARVDVAAYKREEMDFVLWKPSEDGEPGWVSPAGIPVLGRPGWHIECSAMSMATLLAPYGGGLFCDDPTANIFDIHGGGIDLIFPHHENEIAQSCSAFGTERMANLWMHNGFLQVEGKKMSKSLGNFITIRSVLESDFVETSSILTDEMKKNWAGLSARFSMLQTHYREPLNWTAQRLAQSSSELYRWYQLLRYERERIEKRESIDESLLNVLSDDLNTPSAFTLLRKFYKAGNAIALANGMNLFGLLRQEWISDLECPLFIKKTSLDEKFIDQRIAERLQLIHNKEWAAADTIRDELAAEGVSLKDSKDSQTGERITVWEIKRL
- a CDS encoding TIGR02301 family protein, giving the protein MRNILIKITFLTFFLSLTPTFAQQSPPYETKLLRLAEILGSLHYLHNLCKTPTNQWYDYMTALIEAEQPIPQRRAYFYEAFNEAYRAFSENYHHCTQSAIEANQRYVKEGRALSENLLIHLNN